In Acidimicrobiia bacterium, a single window of DNA contains:
- a CDS encoding MFS transporter, which translates to MTTHTTSGPKPSLASATWPLFLGVLFMMVGNGLQISLIGVRSTLEAFPTTVTGIIIAAYYVGFLVGSFQVPRVLKSVGHIRVFAAMASLASAAVLINGLFVNPPVWIVMRGVTGLAMAGLYITSESWLNARATNATRGRLLATYMIMSMGGMSIGQALLGFGDPLKVDLFVMASIAVSLALVPLTLTNVEAPDLGISRSINFATLWKLAPLGIVTGFLTGVANGAFAGMITVYATLEGFAIAKIGLFAAAGVVGGIVFQLPIGHLSDAVPRRRVIFGCALAGVILMSVAATLAPGSGLMYLCVFLFGGILYPMYSLSISHINDVLDREQMLGAAAAFMFIFGLGAIIGPIVTAVVMDRFGPSGFFLTNALYYLPVAVYALWRIFTKAVPNRTAPVSGYGRVIVGSWTPFFRKRPTGNDS; encoded by the coding sequence GTGACCACCCACACCACATCAGGACCGAAGCCCTCCCTGGCGAGTGCGACCTGGCCGCTGTTTCTTGGTGTGCTTTTCATGATGGTTGGCAACGGCCTCCAGATCTCGTTGATCGGCGTTCGGTCGACGTTGGAGGCCTTCCCTACCACGGTCACTGGCATCATCATCGCGGCCTACTACGTCGGTTTCCTCGTTGGTTCCTTTCAGGTGCCGCGAGTTCTCAAGTCAGTGGGACACATTCGGGTGTTCGCAGCTATGGCGTCGCTGGCCTCGGCGGCCGTCCTCATCAACGGGTTGTTTGTGAATCCCCCTGTGTGGATCGTCATGCGAGGAGTCACCGGACTCGCCATGGCCGGGCTCTACATCACGTCGGAAAGCTGGCTCAATGCCAGGGCGACTAACGCGACGAGGGGGCGTCTGCTGGCCACCTATATGATCATGTCCATGGGGGGTATGTCCATCGGCCAGGCTCTGCTCGGCTTCGGCGATCCTCTTAAAGTAGATCTGTTCGTCATGGCTTCGATCGCAGTTTCGTTGGCACTCGTGCCGTTGACCCTTACCAATGTGGAAGCCCCGGACCTGGGTATCTCGCGGTCGATCAATTTCGCCACGCTCTGGAAGCTGGCCCCGCTCGGAATAGTCACCGGCTTCCTCACCGGAGTTGCGAATGGGGCCTTCGCAGGCATGATCACCGTGTATGCCACCCTGGAAGGGTTTGCGATTGCCAAGATCGGTCTGTTCGCGGCTGCCGGCGTTGTCGGCGGGATCGTCTTCCAGCTCCCGATCGGCCATCTGTCCGATGCCGTCCCGCGTCGAAGGGTTATTTTTGGCTGTGCGCTGGCCGGTGTCATCCTCATGTCGGTGGCGGCGACTCTCGCACCCGGAAGCGGGCTCATGTATCTGTGCGTGTTTCTGTTCGGGGGGATCCTGTATCCGATGTATTCCCTCTCGATTTCGCACATCAATGATGTGCTTGATCGCGAGCAGATGCTCGGCGCGGCGGCCGCGTTCATGTTCATCTTCGGACTCGGTGCCATTATCGGGCCAATCGTCACGGCGGTCGTTATGGATCGGTTCGGCCCGAGCGGGTTCTTCTTGACGAACGCTCTCTACTACCTGCCGGTGGCCGTATATGCGTTATGGCGGATCTTTACGAAGGCCGTTCCCAACCGCACAGCTCCAGTGTCCGGGTATGGACGAGTCATCGTTGGTAGCTGGACGCCGTTCTTCCGAAAGCGCCCGACCGGAAACGACAGCTAA